In Haloterrigena turkmenica DSM 5511, a single genomic region encodes these proteins:
- a CDS encoding molybdopterin-dependent oxidoreductase, with the protein MCAPTGFSVGGVPAPVTDLRTHPVPDAVDAEAWALRVTGAVDRSLRLSAAALESFPLETVTDDFACAEGWVADGLAWRGIRVGDILERAGPSAEAEYALVRAMDGDYACSFPLEALSDAILAVELDGEPLPVDHGGPARLVPTGPDRDCWTSVKWVSEIRIGETPFSDADTAKETALSRLE; encoded by the coding sequence ATGTGCGCCCCGACAGGTTTCTCGGTCGGCGGCGTACCGGCTCCCGTGACCGATCTCAGAACGCACCCGGTCCCGGACGCGGTCGACGCCGAGGCTTGGGCGCTCCGCGTGACCGGCGCCGTCGACCGATCGCTTCGCCTCTCCGCGGCGGCCCTCGAGTCGTTCCCGCTCGAGACGGTGACCGACGACTTCGCCTGTGCCGAGGGGTGGGTCGCCGACGGACTCGCGTGGCGCGGAATTCGCGTCGGGGATATCCTCGAGCGCGCCGGGCCGTCGGCCGAGGCCGAGTACGCCCTCGTCCGCGCGATGGACGGCGACTACGCCTGTTCGTTCCCGCTCGAGGCCCTTTCGGACGCGATACTCGCGGTCGAACTCGACGGCGAGCCCTTGCCGGTCGACCACGGCGGGCCGGCGCGACTCGTCCCGACCGGTCCCGACCGCGACTGCTGGACGAGCGTCAAGTGGGTTTCAGAGATTCGCATCGGTGAAACGCCGTTTTCGGACGCCGACACCGCGAAAGAGACCGCACTGTCTCGACTCGAGTAG
- a CDS encoding VOC family protein: MASIEKITYACNSPDRLATFWEQALERDRVPLPSELADETDDPDHVLLADPDGRSPPLLFKRLPKGSTEDIPIHLDLATKERAATVERLEDLGASTVETKRERFHERTEEWTVMKDPEGNGFCVCDRASR, from the coding sequence ATGGCTTCGATAGAAAAGATTACTTACGCTTGTAATTCACCGGACCGACTCGCGACGTTTTGGGAACAGGCGCTCGAGCGCGACCGGGTACCACTCCCATCTGAACTAGCCGACGAGACGGACGATCCGGATCACGTTCTCCTCGCGGATCCCGATGGTCGATCACCGCCGCTCCTGTTCAAGCGGCTGCCTAAGGGGTCCACCGAGGACATTCCGATTCACCTCGATTTGGCGACCAAAGAGAGGGCGGCCACGGTCGAACGACTCGAGGATCTCGGCGCGAGCACAGTCGAGACGAAACGCGAGCGATTCCACGAACGAACCGAGGAATGGACCGTGATGAAGGATCCCGAGGGGAACGGCTTCTGCGTCTGTGATCGAGCGTCTCGATGA
- a CDS encoding putative zinc-binding protein, whose translation MSDETEYDDLPLVYSCSGCSSAAQLANELAVSLDRDGVAEMSCIAGVGGGVAPLVDTATSGRPIVAIDGCPLECTKQCLDRHDVTPDRHYMLAEHGVAKEYHTDYNDEDAERLRQMLVEEIGDLQLETEGAT comes from the coding sequence ATGAGCGACGAGACCGAGTACGACGATCTGCCGCTGGTCTACTCCTGTTCGGGCTGTTCGAGCGCCGCGCAGTTGGCGAACGAGCTGGCCGTCTCCCTCGACCGGGACGGCGTCGCCGAGATGTCGTGTATCGCCGGCGTCGGCGGCGGCGTGGCGCCGCTGGTCGACACCGCGACCTCTGGCCGGCCGATCGTCGCGATCGACGGCTGCCCGCTCGAGTGTACGAAACAGTGTCTCGACCGCCACGACGTCACGCCAGACCGCCACTACATGCTCGCGGAACACGGCGTGGCGAAGGAGTACCACACCGACTACAACGACGAGGACGCCGAACGACTGCGTCAGATGCTGGTCGAGGAGATCGGGGACCTCCAACTCGAGACCGAGGGCGCGACCTGA